The following proteins come from a genomic window of Rattus norvegicus strain BN/NHsdMcwi chromosome 8, GRCr8, whole genome shotgun sequence:
- the Cnot10 gene encoding CCR4-NOT transcription complex subunit 10 isoform X2 produces the protein MKSFSLKSVKVCASKSPVRLHQPCSLGHGRRKAKLLEDRSHPLSIGNGDYFWTSKDTLWDYMQTLSDQGAEKHEGAGQSSGVTDQEKELSTSAFQAFTSGNYDACLQHLACLQDINKDDYKIILNTAVAEFFKNNQTTTDNLRQTLNQLKNQVHSAVEEMDGLDDVENSMLYYNQAVILYHLRQHTEAIAVGEKLYQFIEPFEEKFAQAVCFLLVDLYILTHQAEKALHLLAVLEKMISQGSGNKNGKSETGNNSSKDGSNPKAESAALIEAAKSKIHQYKVRGYIQMKSLKACKREIKSVMNTAGNSAPSLFLKSNFEYLRGNYRKAVKLLNSSNIAEHPGFMKTGECLRCMFWNNLGCIHFAMSKHNLGIFYFKKALQENDNVCAQLSAGNTDPGKKFSGRPMCTLLANKRYELLYNCGIQLLHVGRPLAAFECLVEAVQVYHANPRLWLRLAECCIAANKGTSEQETKGLPTKKGIVQSIVGQGYHRKIVLASQSIQNTVYNDGQSSAIPVASVEFAAICLRNALLLLPEEQQDPKQENGSKSSSQLGGNAESSESSETCSSKSHDGDKLIPAPPSSPLRKQELENLKCSILACSAYVALALGDNLMALNHADQLLQQPKLSGSLKFLGHLYAAEALISLDRISDAITHLNPENVTDVSLGISSNEQDQGSDKGENEAMESSGKRAPQCYPSSVNSARTVMLFNLGSAYCLRSEYDKARKCLHQAASMIHPKEVPPEAILLAVYLELQNGNTQLALQMIKRNQLLPAVKAHSDVRKKTVFQPVHPIQPIQMPAFTTVQRK, from the exons ATGAAGTCTTTCAGTTTAAAGAGCGTCAAGGTTTGTGCATCCAAGAGCCCCGTTCGCCTTCATCAGCCGTGCTCACTAGGCCATGGCAGAAGGAAAGCGAAGCTTCTGGAGGATCGGTCGCACCCGCTCTCCATTGGCAATGGAGACTACTTTTGGACAAGCAAAGACACACTGTGGGATTACATGCAGACACTGTCTG ATCAGGGAGCAGAGAAACACGAAGGGGCAGGCCAGTCATCTGGGGTCACTGACCAGGAGAAGGAGCTGTCCACCAGTGCTTTCCAGGCCTTCACA tcTGGAAATTATGATGCCTGTCTGCAACACCTTGCCTGTCTGCAAGATATAAACAAAGATGATTACAAAATTATTCTGAATACAGCAGTagctgaattttttaaaaataatcaaacaacAACAGATAATTTGAGACAAACACTTAACCAGCTGAAGAATCAG GTCCACTCAGCTGTGGAAGAGATGGATGGGTTAGACGACGTTGAGAACAGCATGCTGTATTATAACCAAGCAGTCATTCTCTATCATCTGCGGCAGCACACGGAGGCCATAGCTGTTGGTGAAAAACTTTATCAGTTCATAGAACCTTTCG AAGAAAAATTTGCCCAAGCAGTGTGCTTTCTGCTCGTAGACTTGTATATATTAACCCACCAAGCTGAGAAAGCGCTGCATCTTCTTGCCGTCCTAGAAAAGATGATTTCACAGGGTAGCGGGAACAAAAACGGGAAGAGCGAG ACTGGCAATAACAGCAGCAAAGACGGATCCAATCCTAAGGCTGAGAGTGCAGCGCTGATAGAGGCTGCCAAGTCCAAGATACACCAG TACAAAGTCAGAGGGTACATCCAGATGAAGTCGCTGAAGGCATGCAAAAGGGAGATCAAGTCTGTCATGAACACAGCTGGAAAT TCCGCACCTTCCCTGTTTCTTAAAAGCAACTTTGAGTACTTAAGGGGCAATTATCGAAAAGCAGTGAAGCTGTTAAATAGTTCAAACATTGCCGAGCATCCAGGCTTCATGAAAACAG GTGAGTGCTTGAGATGCATGTTCTGGAATAATCTTGGTTGTATCCATTTTGCCATGAGCAAGCACAATTTGGGGATTTTCTACTTCAAGAAGGCTCTGCAGGAAAATGACAATGTCTGCGCCCAGCTCAGTGCGGGTAACACCGATCCAG GCAAAAAGTTTTCTGGAAGACCCATGTGTACATTGCTGGCCAACAAAAGGTACGAGCTGCTGTACAACTGTGGGATCCAGCTGCTGCACGTCGGGAGGCCTCTTGCTGCCTTTGAGTGTCTGGTTGAAGCTGTTCAGGTGTACCACGCGAATCCTCGTCTTTGGCTCCGGCTGGCTGAGTGCTGCATTGCTGCCAATAAAGGG ACTTCTGAGCAAGAAACCAAAGGTCTTCCCACAAAAAAGGGAATTGTACAGTCTATTGTTGGTCAAGGGTATCACCGTAAAATAGTTCTGGCGTCACAGTCTATTCAGAACACTGTCTACAA CGATGGGCAGTCTTCAGCCATTCCTGTAGCCAGTGTGGAGTTTGCAGCCATCTGTCTCAGAAATGCCTTGTTGCTGTTACCTGAAGAGCAGCAAGATCCAAAGCAGGAAAACGGCTCCAAGAGCAGCAGCCAACTTGGAGGAAATGCGGAAAGCAGCGAGAGCAGTGAGACGTGCAG CAGTAAAAGCCATGATGGAGATAAGCTCATTCCTGCTCCACCGTCTTCTCCCCTGAGGAAACAGGAGTTAGAAAACCTCAA GTGCTCCATCCTTGCTTGCAGTGCTTATGTGGCCCTGGCCTTAGGTGACAACCTCATGGCGTTGAACCATGCAGATCAGCTCCTGCAGCAGCCCAAGCTGTCTGGCTCTCTTAA GTTTTTGGGCCATTTATATGCCGCAGAAGCCCTCATCTCCCTCGACAGAATATCTGATGCCATTACGCACTTGAACCCAGAGAATGTCACTGATGTCTCTTTAGGAATCTCTTCAAATGAACAGGACCAAG GATCAGACAAGGGTGAAAATGAAGCAATGGAATCCT CTGGCAAACGCGCCCCTCAGTGCTACCCCAGTTCTGTCAACTCTGCCCGGACTGTGATGCTCTTCAACCTGGGCAGTGCGTACTGCCTGAGGAGCGAGTATGACAAGGCCCGCAAGTGTCTGCATCAG
- the Cnot10 gene encoding CCR4-NOT transcription complex subunit 10 isoform X1 translates to MKSFSLKSVKVCASKSPVRLHQPCSLGHGRRKAKLLEDRSHPLSIGNGDYFWTSKDTLWDYMQTLSDQGAEKHEGAGQSSGVTDQEKELSTSAFQAFTSGNYDACLQHLACLQDINKDDYKIILNTAVAEFFKNNQTTTDNLRQTLNQLKNQVHSAVEEMDGLDDVENSMLYYNQAVILYHLRQHTEAIAVGEKLYQFIEPFEEKFAQAVCFLLVDLYILTHQAEKALHLLAVLEKMISQGSGNKNGKSETGNNSSKDGSNPKAESAALIEAAKSKIHQYKVRGYIQMKSLKACKREIKSVMNTAGNSAPSLFLKSNFEYLRGNYRKAVKLLNSSNIAEHPGFMKTGECLRCMFWNNLGCIHFAMSKHNLGIFYFKKALQENDNVCAQLSAGNTDPGKKFSGRPMCTLLANKRYELLYNCGIQLLHVGRPLAAFECLVEAVQVYHANPRLWLRLAECCIAANKGTSEQETKGLPTKKGIVQSIVGQGYHRKIVLASQSIQNTVYNDGQSSAIPVASVEFAAICLRNALLLLPEEQQDPKQENGSKSSSQLGGNAESSESSETCSPESLSLFSSKSHDGDKLIPAPPSSPLRKQELENLKCSILACSAYVALALGDNLMALNHADQLLQQPKLSGSLKFLGHLYAAEALISLDRISDAITHLNPENVTDVSLGISSNEQDQGSDKGENEAMESSGKRAPQCYPSSVNSARTVMLFNLGSAYCLRSEYDKARKCLHQAASMIHPKEVPPEAILLAVYLELQNGNTQLALQMIKRNQLLPAVKAHSDVRKKTVFQPVHPIQPIQMPAFTTVQRK, encoded by the exons ATGAAGTCTTTCAGTTTAAAGAGCGTCAAGGTTTGTGCATCCAAGAGCCCCGTTCGCCTTCATCAGCCGTGCTCACTAGGCCATGGCAGAAGGAAAGCGAAGCTTCTGGAGGATCGGTCGCACCCGCTCTCCATTGGCAATGGAGACTACTTTTGGACAAGCAAAGACACACTGTGGGATTACATGCAGACACTGTCTG ATCAGGGAGCAGAGAAACACGAAGGGGCAGGCCAGTCATCTGGGGTCACTGACCAGGAGAAGGAGCTGTCCACCAGTGCTTTCCAGGCCTTCACA tcTGGAAATTATGATGCCTGTCTGCAACACCTTGCCTGTCTGCAAGATATAAACAAAGATGATTACAAAATTATTCTGAATACAGCAGTagctgaattttttaaaaataatcaaacaacAACAGATAATTTGAGACAAACACTTAACCAGCTGAAGAATCAG GTCCACTCAGCTGTGGAAGAGATGGATGGGTTAGACGACGTTGAGAACAGCATGCTGTATTATAACCAAGCAGTCATTCTCTATCATCTGCGGCAGCACACGGAGGCCATAGCTGTTGGTGAAAAACTTTATCAGTTCATAGAACCTTTCG AAGAAAAATTTGCCCAAGCAGTGTGCTTTCTGCTCGTAGACTTGTATATATTAACCCACCAAGCTGAGAAAGCGCTGCATCTTCTTGCCGTCCTAGAAAAGATGATTTCACAGGGTAGCGGGAACAAAAACGGGAAGAGCGAG ACTGGCAATAACAGCAGCAAAGACGGATCCAATCCTAAGGCTGAGAGTGCAGCGCTGATAGAGGCTGCCAAGTCCAAGATACACCAG TACAAAGTCAGAGGGTACATCCAGATGAAGTCGCTGAAGGCATGCAAAAGGGAGATCAAGTCTGTCATGAACACAGCTGGAAAT TCCGCACCTTCCCTGTTTCTTAAAAGCAACTTTGAGTACTTAAGGGGCAATTATCGAAAAGCAGTGAAGCTGTTAAATAGTTCAAACATTGCCGAGCATCCAGGCTTCATGAAAACAG GTGAGTGCTTGAGATGCATGTTCTGGAATAATCTTGGTTGTATCCATTTTGCCATGAGCAAGCACAATTTGGGGATTTTCTACTTCAAGAAGGCTCTGCAGGAAAATGACAATGTCTGCGCCCAGCTCAGTGCGGGTAACACCGATCCAG GCAAAAAGTTTTCTGGAAGACCCATGTGTACATTGCTGGCCAACAAAAGGTACGAGCTGCTGTACAACTGTGGGATCCAGCTGCTGCACGTCGGGAGGCCTCTTGCTGCCTTTGAGTGTCTGGTTGAAGCTGTTCAGGTGTACCACGCGAATCCTCGTCTTTGGCTCCGGCTGGCTGAGTGCTGCATTGCTGCCAATAAAGGG ACTTCTGAGCAAGAAACCAAAGGTCTTCCCACAAAAAAGGGAATTGTACAGTCTATTGTTGGTCAAGGGTATCACCGTAAAATAGTTCTGGCGTCACAGTCTATTCAGAACACTGTCTACAA CGATGGGCAGTCTTCAGCCATTCCTGTAGCCAGTGTGGAGTTTGCAGCCATCTGTCTCAGAAATGCCTTGTTGCTGTTACCTGAAGAGCAGCAAGATCCAAAGCAGGAAAACGGCTCCAAGAGCAGCAGCCAACTTGGAGGAAATGCGGAAAGCAGCGAGAGCAGTGAGACGTGCAG CCCTGAGAGTCTTTCTCTATTCAGCAGTAAAAGCCATGATGGAGATAAGCTCATTCCTGCTCCACCGTCTTCTCCCCTGAGGAAACAGGAGTTAGAAAACCTCAA GTGCTCCATCCTTGCTTGCAGTGCTTATGTGGCCCTGGCCTTAGGTGACAACCTCATGGCGTTGAACCATGCAGATCAGCTCCTGCAGCAGCCCAAGCTGTCTGGCTCTCTTAA GTTTTTGGGCCATTTATATGCCGCAGAAGCCCTCATCTCCCTCGACAGAATATCTGATGCCATTACGCACTTGAACCCAGAGAATGTCACTGATGTCTCTTTAGGAATCTCTTCAAATGAACAGGACCAAG GATCAGACAAGGGTGAAAATGAAGCAATGGAATCCT CTGGCAAACGCGCCCCTCAGTGCTACCCCAGTTCTGTCAACTCTGCCCGGACTGTGATGCTCTTCAACCTGGGCAGTGCGTACTGCCTGAGGAGCGAGTATGACAAGGCCCGCAAGTGTCTGCATCAG
- the Cnot10 gene encoding CCR4-NOT transcription complex subunit 10 isoform X3, translating to MKSFSLKSVKVCASKSPVRLHQPCSLGHGRRKAKLLEDRSHPLSIGNGDYFWTSKDTLWDYMQTLSDQGAEKHEGAGQSSGVTDQEKELSTSAFQAFTSGNYDACLQHLACLQDINKDDYKIILNTAVAEFFKNNQTTTDNLRQTLNQLKNQVHSAVEEMDGLDDVENSMLYYNQAVILYHLRQHTEAIAVGEKLYQFIEPFEEKFAQAVCFLLVDLYILTHQAEKALHLLAVLEKMISQGSGNKNGKSETGNNSSKDGSNPKAESAALIEAAKSKIHQYKVRGYIQMKSLKACKREIKSVMNTAGNSAPSLFLKSNFEYLRGNYRKAVKLLNSSNIAEHPGFMKTGECLRCMFWNNLGCIHFAMSKHNLGIFYFKKALQENDNVCAQLSAGNTDPGKKFSGRPMCTLLANKRYELLYNCGIQLLHVGRPLAAFECLVEAVQVYHANPRLWLRLAECCIAANKGTSEQETKGLPTKKGIVQSIVGQGYHRKIVLASQSIQNTVYNDGQSSAIPVASVEFAAICLRNALLLLPEEQQDPKQENGSKSSSQLGGNAESSESSETCSKSHDGDKLIPAPPSSPLRKQELENLKCSILACSAYVALALGDNLMALNHADQLLQQPKLSGSLKFLGHLYAAEALISLDRISDAITHLNPENVTDVSLGISSNEQDQGSDKGENEAMESSGKRAPQCYPSSVNSARTVMLFNLGSAYCLRSEYDKARKCLHQAASMIHPKEVPPEAILLAVYLELQNGNTQLALQMIKRNQLLPAVKAHSDVRKKTVFQPVHPIQPIQMPAFTTVQRK from the exons ATGAAGTCTTTCAGTTTAAAGAGCGTCAAGGTTTGTGCATCCAAGAGCCCCGTTCGCCTTCATCAGCCGTGCTCACTAGGCCATGGCAGAAGGAAAGCGAAGCTTCTGGAGGATCGGTCGCACCCGCTCTCCATTGGCAATGGAGACTACTTTTGGACAAGCAAAGACACACTGTGGGATTACATGCAGACACTGTCTG ATCAGGGAGCAGAGAAACACGAAGGGGCAGGCCAGTCATCTGGGGTCACTGACCAGGAGAAGGAGCTGTCCACCAGTGCTTTCCAGGCCTTCACA tcTGGAAATTATGATGCCTGTCTGCAACACCTTGCCTGTCTGCAAGATATAAACAAAGATGATTACAAAATTATTCTGAATACAGCAGTagctgaattttttaaaaataatcaaacaacAACAGATAATTTGAGACAAACACTTAACCAGCTGAAGAATCAG GTCCACTCAGCTGTGGAAGAGATGGATGGGTTAGACGACGTTGAGAACAGCATGCTGTATTATAACCAAGCAGTCATTCTCTATCATCTGCGGCAGCACACGGAGGCCATAGCTGTTGGTGAAAAACTTTATCAGTTCATAGAACCTTTCG AAGAAAAATTTGCCCAAGCAGTGTGCTTTCTGCTCGTAGACTTGTATATATTAACCCACCAAGCTGAGAAAGCGCTGCATCTTCTTGCCGTCCTAGAAAAGATGATTTCACAGGGTAGCGGGAACAAAAACGGGAAGAGCGAG ACTGGCAATAACAGCAGCAAAGACGGATCCAATCCTAAGGCTGAGAGTGCAGCGCTGATAGAGGCTGCCAAGTCCAAGATACACCAG TACAAAGTCAGAGGGTACATCCAGATGAAGTCGCTGAAGGCATGCAAAAGGGAGATCAAGTCTGTCATGAACACAGCTGGAAAT TCCGCACCTTCCCTGTTTCTTAAAAGCAACTTTGAGTACTTAAGGGGCAATTATCGAAAAGCAGTGAAGCTGTTAAATAGTTCAAACATTGCCGAGCATCCAGGCTTCATGAAAACAG GTGAGTGCTTGAGATGCATGTTCTGGAATAATCTTGGTTGTATCCATTTTGCCATGAGCAAGCACAATTTGGGGATTTTCTACTTCAAGAAGGCTCTGCAGGAAAATGACAATGTCTGCGCCCAGCTCAGTGCGGGTAACACCGATCCAG GCAAAAAGTTTTCTGGAAGACCCATGTGTACATTGCTGGCCAACAAAAGGTACGAGCTGCTGTACAACTGTGGGATCCAGCTGCTGCACGTCGGGAGGCCTCTTGCTGCCTTTGAGTGTCTGGTTGAAGCTGTTCAGGTGTACCACGCGAATCCTCGTCTTTGGCTCCGGCTGGCTGAGTGCTGCATTGCTGCCAATAAAGGG ACTTCTGAGCAAGAAACCAAAGGTCTTCCCACAAAAAAGGGAATTGTACAGTCTATTGTTGGTCAAGGGTATCACCGTAAAATAGTTCTGGCGTCACAGTCTATTCAGAACACTGTCTACAA CGATGGGCAGTCTTCAGCCATTCCTGTAGCCAGTGTGGAGTTTGCAGCCATCTGTCTCAGAAATGCCTTGTTGCTGTTACCTGAAGAGCAGCAAGATCCAAAGCAGGAAAACGGCTCCAAGAGCAGCAGCCAACTTGGAGGAAATGCGGAAAGCAGCGAGAGCAGTGAGACGTGCAG TAAAAGCCATGATGGAGATAAGCTCATTCCTGCTCCACCGTCTTCTCCCCTGAGGAAACAGGAGTTAGAAAACCTCAA GTGCTCCATCCTTGCTTGCAGTGCTTATGTGGCCCTGGCCTTAGGTGACAACCTCATGGCGTTGAACCATGCAGATCAGCTCCTGCAGCAGCCCAAGCTGTCTGGCTCTCTTAA GTTTTTGGGCCATTTATATGCCGCAGAAGCCCTCATCTCCCTCGACAGAATATCTGATGCCATTACGCACTTGAACCCAGAGAATGTCACTGATGTCTCTTTAGGAATCTCTTCAAATGAACAGGACCAAG GATCAGACAAGGGTGAAAATGAAGCAATGGAATCCT CTGGCAAACGCGCCCCTCAGTGCTACCCCAGTTCTGTCAACTCTGCCCGGACTGTGATGCTCTTCAACCTGGGCAGTGCGTACTGCCTGAGGAGCGAGTATGACAAGGCCCGCAAGTGTCTGCATCAG
- the Cnot10 gene encoding CCR4-NOT transcription complex subunit 10 isoform X4, producing MKSFSLKSVKVCASKSPVRLHQPCSLGHGRRKAKLLEDRSHPLSIGNGDYFWTSKDTLWDYMQTLSDQGAEKHEGAGQSSGVTDQEKELSTSAFQAFTSGNYDACLQHLACLQDINKDDYKIILNTAVAEFFKNNQTTTDNLRQTLNQLKNQVHSAVEEMDGLDDVENSMLYYNQAVILYHLRQHTEAIAVGEKLYQFIEPFEEKFAQAVCFLLVDLYILTHQAEKALHLLAVLEKMISQGSGNKNGKSETGNNSSKDGSNPKAESAALIEAAKSKIHQYKVRGYIQMKSLKACKREIKSVMNTAGNSAPSLFLKSNFEYLRGNYRKAVKLLNSSNIAEHPGFMKTGECLRCMFWNNLGCIHFAMSKHNLGIFYFKKALQENDNVCAQLSAGNTDPGKKFSGRPMCTLLANKRYELLYNCGIQLLHVGRPLAAFECLVEAVQVYHANPRLWLRLAECCIAANKGTSEQETKGLPTKKGIVQSIVGQGYHRKIVLASQSIQNTVYNDGQSSAIPVASVEFAAICLRNALLLLPEEQQDPKQENGSKSSSQLGGNAESSESSETCSPESLSLFSSKSHDGDKLIPAPPSSPLRKQELENLKCSILACSAYVALALGDNLMALNHADQLLQQPKLSGSLKFLGHLYAAEALISLDRISDAITHLNPENVTDVSLGISSNEQDQAGKRAPQCYPSSVNSARTVMLFNLGSAYCLRSEYDKARKCLHQAASMIHPKEVPPEAILLAVYLELQNGNTQLALQMIKRNQLLPAVKAHSDVRKKTVFQPVHPIQPIQMPAFTTVQRK from the exons ATGAAGTCTTTCAGTTTAAAGAGCGTCAAGGTTTGTGCATCCAAGAGCCCCGTTCGCCTTCATCAGCCGTGCTCACTAGGCCATGGCAGAAGGAAAGCGAAGCTTCTGGAGGATCGGTCGCACCCGCTCTCCATTGGCAATGGAGACTACTTTTGGACAAGCAAAGACACACTGTGGGATTACATGCAGACACTGTCTG ATCAGGGAGCAGAGAAACACGAAGGGGCAGGCCAGTCATCTGGGGTCACTGACCAGGAGAAGGAGCTGTCCACCAGTGCTTTCCAGGCCTTCACA tcTGGAAATTATGATGCCTGTCTGCAACACCTTGCCTGTCTGCAAGATATAAACAAAGATGATTACAAAATTATTCTGAATACAGCAGTagctgaattttttaaaaataatcaaacaacAACAGATAATTTGAGACAAACACTTAACCAGCTGAAGAATCAG GTCCACTCAGCTGTGGAAGAGATGGATGGGTTAGACGACGTTGAGAACAGCATGCTGTATTATAACCAAGCAGTCATTCTCTATCATCTGCGGCAGCACACGGAGGCCATAGCTGTTGGTGAAAAACTTTATCAGTTCATAGAACCTTTCG AAGAAAAATTTGCCCAAGCAGTGTGCTTTCTGCTCGTAGACTTGTATATATTAACCCACCAAGCTGAGAAAGCGCTGCATCTTCTTGCCGTCCTAGAAAAGATGATTTCACAGGGTAGCGGGAACAAAAACGGGAAGAGCGAG ACTGGCAATAACAGCAGCAAAGACGGATCCAATCCTAAGGCTGAGAGTGCAGCGCTGATAGAGGCTGCCAAGTCCAAGATACACCAG TACAAAGTCAGAGGGTACATCCAGATGAAGTCGCTGAAGGCATGCAAAAGGGAGATCAAGTCTGTCATGAACACAGCTGGAAAT TCCGCACCTTCCCTGTTTCTTAAAAGCAACTTTGAGTACTTAAGGGGCAATTATCGAAAAGCAGTGAAGCTGTTAAATAGTTCAAACATTGCCGAGCATCCAGGCTTCATGAAAACAG GTGAGTGCTTGAGATGCATGTTCTGGAATAATCTTGGTTGTATCCATTTTGCCATGAGCAAGCACAATTTGGGGATTTTCTACTTCAAGAAGGCTCTGCAGGAAAATGACAATGTCTGCGCCCAGCTCAGTGCGGGTAACACCGATCCAG GCAAAAAGTTTTCTGGAAGACCCATGTGTACATTGCTGGCCAACAAAAGGTACGAGCTGCTGTACAACTGTGGGATCCAGCTGCTGCACGTCGGGAGGCCTCTTGCTGCCTTTGAGTGTCTGGTTGAAGCTGTTCAGGTGTACCACGCGAATCCTCGTCTTTGGCTCCGGCTGGCTGAGTGCTGCATTGCTGCCAATAAAGGG ACTTCTGAGCAAGAAACCAAAGGTCTTCCCACAAAAAAGGGAATTGTACAGTCTATTGTTGGTCAAGGGTATCACCGTAAAATAGTTCTGGCGTCACAGTCTATTCAGAACACTGTCTACAA CGATGGGCAGTCTTCAGCCATTCCTGTAGCCAGTGTGGAGTTTGCAGCCATCTGTCTCAGAAATGCCTTGTTGCTGTTACCTGAAGAGCAGCAAGATCCAAAGCAGGAAAACGGCTCCAAGAGCAGCAGCCAACTTGGAGGAAATGCGGAAAGCAGCGAGAGCAGTGAGACGTGCAG CCCTGAGAGTCTTTCTCTATTCAGCAGTAAAAGCCATGATGGAGATAAGCTCATTCCTGCTCCACCGTCTTCTCCCCTGAGGAAACAGGAGTTAGAAAACCTCAA GTGCTCCATCCTTGCTTGCAGTGCTTATGTGGCCCTGGCCTTAGGTGACAACCTCATGGCGTTGAACCATGCAGATCAGCTCCTGCAGCAGCCCAAGCTGTCTGGCTCTCTTAA GTTTTTGGGCCATTTATATGCCGCAGAAGCCCTCATCTCCCTCGACAGAATATCTGATGCCATTACGCACTTGAACCCAGAGAATGTCACTGATGTCTCTTTAGGAATCTCTTCAAATGAACAGGACCAAG CTGGCAAACGCGCCCCTCAGTGCTACCCCAGTTCTGTCAACTCTGCCCGGACTGTGATGCTCTTCAACCTGGGCAGTGCGTACTGCCTGAGGAGCGAGTATGACAAGGCCCGCAAGTGTCTGCATCAG